A stretch of DNA from Vanrija pseudolonga chromosome 6, complete sequence:
CCACCCCAGATCGTCCAGGCTCGTATGTACGCCCAGGGCCTGACCATTGGCGTGCTCATGGTCTCGGcggtcctcgccggcgtcaacGCGCAGGGCAAGAAGCCCGAGCTCCCCCCCGACCACTCGTGGCGCGACATgctcgagcagggcggcCAGCTCACAAAACAGGAGCGCATCaacctgcgcgccgcggccaaggtcggcaaggcgaacgccaagaaggaggatgccgagccggtcgccgctggcgccgaggctgccgcgTAAGTGAGCAGCGAACGCTCCCCCGCGCTGGTGGAAAACAACCGTCCTTATCGACCTACATCACCTGTCGATATCGcgaccccacccccaccctcaCCCTAGACCACCCCCTCTAGACCACCCCAGGCTCCGGCCCTCATTGTTTGTACTTTACGCATGGATTGATTCATAATcatggcggcgagcaggaaGGCAGGTGGGCAGATGGCACACTGACGACCGAGCAgtgacgtcggcgtcgtgcgcagcgccgacacggAATGTGGCCCGGCCGGGCCAGCGACGCAACACTAATGCGCAGCGACACAGATCACGGACggggcacgacgccgacgacgtcgatggTGCATCGCTGATCCGTCTAGCTAGCGGTCGCCCCTCGTGTCGCATCGCAGGTACGCTTCCGAGGCCTGTGCGCCGAAGCCAGGCCGATTGGCGTGTGGCGGTACGCTTGTGGCACGCGCATGCGTGACGCGATCTACCAGTTCCAGAGAGAGACGATCAAACGGCGACTGCCTGACGGAGCCTGCCTCGAAGGCGAAGGCAGGGGTCAAGCTGGCGACGCGCGACAGAGACCACAACGCTCAGCAGCGAACAGAGTAGACAACGAGCAacggtcggcggcgccccTCAGGATGGGGCGGGCGAGAGATCCAACTTCCAGAGCGACGATAAACCCACACACAGGCGGCGCTGCACTCCCACTcactccccccccccccccccaccccgctcACCACCATGCCCGGCGCACTCATCCTCATCAACGGCTTCCCCGGTATAGGCAAGCACGCGGTGGCGTACGAGCTGGTGTAAGTGGTGCGAAGCGCGGTGTGGAGTCAGCCGCGCGAGGGGGCGTGTCTCCCGTCGTTGTCATGCCCGCCCTCgcagcgctgacgcgctgctcgaccagCAAACTCCTCCCCAACTGCCGCTTCTTCGACACGCGCAACGTCatcaccgccgcgtcgcagctgtacgactcggacgacccCGCGCATGCGGTGCTAAGGAAGAACCTCGTGagtgccgccggccggccagcggcgagcggagcgagcggcgcatGTGGCACCTGCTCCGTCGCCGCGTTGCACCCGCCTGGTAGAGAATGCCCCCCAGCCTCgcagcgctgacgcgctgctcggcgctgcgctccGCAGAAACACGCCATCTTCCAGTCCATCGCGACGCACTACGCCGACGTGTCCCCCAccgcgcccccgccacccacctACGTCCTGACCGACTTTTTGTCCGTGTCCGCCCGCGCAATCGACCTGGCCATCATGAAGGAGTTTATCCACTTTGCGCAGACGAGCGGGTTCGCCTTCATCCACGTCATCCTGAGCGCGAGCACCGAGGCCAACGTCGCGCGGTGTAtgagcgccgagcggcagGCCGCCTCCAGGCCTACGACGGAGGCGAGCCTGCTCCAGACGCGcatggaggaggagattgGCCACATCGCGCCTGTGCGCGGGCTCAGCGGCGAGTACGAGCTCGATACCACGCGCATGGACGcgcgcaccaccgccggcgtgctggcCGAGTACTgcctcgacacgctccgcCACCAGGGCTGGTGGATCCAGCTCGCGGGCCATACCCGCAAGGGGACGGTGTGTGCCACTTCGcctgccccgcgccgctAGGACGGCGTGTGCCATTACctaccccgcgccgccagccacgCCCCTGCCCGCCGTGATAGACAATTTCATGCAGTAATGCTCAATGTGTATGCTAGTGGCGGCCCCCCTTGCCCTTCATCCGCTTCTGGTTGCGCCCGAACGCAACCTCGCGCTGCTTCATGGAGAACGTTCTCGCGTTGGATCGCGCGTGGCTGCCCGGCACGAAGGGCGACTTGGGCGCGCCcttgtggtggtgccggtCGCCCACGGCCAACTGCTTGAGGTTGGCCCGGTGGTTCTGGTGCTTCGTCTTGAGTTTGTGCGACGGTCtcgacgagacgggcgagggcggcagctgctgccgctggaCCGGCTGCGGCTTGCGCACGGGGCTCGCGGGGCTCGCGGGCTCCCCGTTTCCCAGGTTGAGCAGTCTCTCCAACGCCGAGTCTGCGCTGCCGTTCGCCTTGATCGGCGACAGGGCGGCCGGTGCGGGCCGCTTGACGGGCGAAGGggacgccgactcggcgccagcgccctcGACACCGTCATCCTCACGTCTCCGCTTCGGCCCGACCGActgcgccaccgccgccggtgcaGGTGTCGCCACTGGTGTTGACAGCTCGGTCTCGGCAACGTCGCTGCGGATGTAGCTGAGCAAgtacgccgagcgcgagccgagCACGTCAGACAACTTGACCGgcgacacgtcgtcgtcgtccgcgtcgtACCACTTGCCGTCGGGCGCCTGGACGTACGACGTGTAGTGGCCATAGTTGAGCGACGAGCCGTGGTGGCAGGTGACGCCAAAGAGGCGGTAGCGGGTGTGGTCGTGCCTTCCCTCGGTCATGTACGGCGCAAtgtcgagcgtcttgccgTACTCGATCGGGTTGTTCATCTTTGTCATCCGCCCCGTCATGGATAAGCTGAACCCGAAGCGCTTGAGATGGAGCGTGAGGACGGGCGGCGCCTCTGCGATCCGCATCGACTTTGTAGCCGCCGACTTCTTCTTGCAGCTGACGGTGTTAGTCCCAGTACCCGAGCACGCGTACCCACTTCTCGCAGTTGTACTTGTTCTCTCCGTCCAGCCGGTCCTCGTGGATGAACCCCTTGAACAGCTGGTCCAgcgtccgcgcgcgcgccggcacgtCAAGCGACAGGTCGAGGAACGAGTCGAACGTGTCCGACGGCTTGCGGCACGACAAGCACAGCACGCGCGAGCGTACCTGCCCGCCCCAGGTGCGGTAGACCCACGTTGTGCGCTTGAGCTTCTCCGGTAAGTCCCTgcagcggcgagcgtcaGCCAGCCGTCCGTATCTCGCCTGCTGCCCCAGTCCACACCCCAACTCACTTGGGCttgcccgccagcgccgtgtTCTGCAGCGCGTCCGTCACGAATCTAAAGAACTCGTGCGTGTCCTCCTGCCTGTGCCGGCTGAACCCCTTCTTGATCTCTGCGAGAGTCAGCGGTGAGTCCAAAGACAACAATAACGCACGGCCAAGGTGGTTGTGTACCGGGAGGGGCCGGTACGCGCGTTTCTTGCCGGCCCAGTGGTCGGCGACTGCGATCTGGCGCAGAGCGCACAGCATGCAGAACTTGGTCTTGGAGTggtgcgcctgcgcgcctgGGGTAGTGTTAGCAGTtactcggcgagcgggggcCTGCAAGCCGACCACTCACAGCTCGCTCcgtcgtgcgcgagcgcgatcgcCAACACGGGCGGCgtgtgcagcagcacctgcAGCGTCGCGTTCGTGTAGCATGCCATTGAGCCGTTATGCAGCCCCGCCGCGGGGCGCTTGGCGCTCGCGATCGGCTCGGGCCACGACAGGTCCTCGATGGGCGGGTGAAGCCCCGCACCGGCTGCTCCTGCCTTCGGCGCGGGCTTGGCCACGCCGTTGGGCTTGCCGTTCGCGAGCTTTCCGTGGCCGTTGGGCGTCGTGCCATTGGATTTCGGCGTGCCGTTTGCCTTGGGCGTGCCATTGGGCTTGGGGGTTCCGTTCGGGGTGCCGTtggcgagcacctcgcgctccttgcccttgcgcgacggcgacgcgagcgacgtgGGGGTTGCTggtgccgctggcgctggcgctggcaccggcgccgacgaagagctgctcgccgcacTCGCGAagcccgcggccgccggcgcgacgggcgcgatGCGGCGCACCTTCGGCGAGGGGGGGAAGCTTGCGGGGTTCTGACCGGGGCCGGGGGAGGGGCTGCGCGAGGCCAGCATGACGCGCTTCGttgcgccgccgagcacgagcgtgcgccgcgcctcgaACGGCAGGAACTCTAATgtggccgctgctgccatgTCGTTGCTGTCAGGAaggagagagggagggagggagggagccTGGATGAATGTATCGTACGCCTGGgtgcagctggctggcttggactgcctggctgcctgtCTGCTCATTTGGGTGGGCAcacacaccgccgccgacgcgtccCAAAAAAATAAATACGGCGGGAGTAAAATCCACCCGTCGGGCGCGCGCATTTGCCACACCACAATGCATGTTGTACAACCGCCAGATACGAGCATTACTATGAGCGGGGGTGCGActgcggcgcgagcccgTCCACCGGCGACTCGGTGAACTGGCCGTCGTGCACCCAGGCGGCGTtcgagtcgggcgacggcgcgtccgagcggcgctggcgggacGGCAgcccgctgtcgtcgtctgtGGCGTTTGAGCTCCGCCGTTGCTGGTGTGCCACGGCGCTCCAGACGCTTTGGCCTGTTGCGTCGTCCTGCGCTGCTGGGGGGTAGAGCGGGGACgtgggcgccgaggctgttACTGAACTCGACCGCGAGGTGGTGATGATCGGCGCAATGCTGCTCCGGCTGCCGCTACGTGACCTGAGCCCTCCCGGTCGGTCACTATCCCGCAAGCTCGTGTTCCGGTGCCGTGGGGACACCATGGCGAAcgacgcctcgacgtccGTCTCGCGTGTAGGCAGCGGCCGGTAtccctcctcatcgtcgtcatcgtcataGTTGTCCGAGTCATGGTCGTCTTTTGCTTCGGCCcccttgccggccttgatGAGCTGGTCCATGACACAGAACTGGAACACGTTCATGATGACGGGGAAGATGGCGAGCACAAAGATGACCTGCGAGTCGACGGATAGCCAGGATAGCAGGTTCTGGCCCCACCGGATGAGCACGTTGGAGATTTTAGGAAGCGTGAGCGGCAGAAGCACGATGAGCTTCATCGTCACCACCGCGAGCAGGTACGGCTGCAGCTGCCGCCCCCACAGCTGCCACTGCGGCGGGTTGCCATAGTATCCGCTCTTGTACCCTTCCAGGCCGTAGTGGGTCGCAAAGAGCCAGGTGAACCCCTTGAGTGCGACGTAGAATATGCCGACGCCTAGTGCCCGTCAGCGGCAACCCACCagcaccccacccaccaatGGTCGTATCTATCAGAATGTTTAAGAAGTACAGCGAGCACGGGTtcttgacgtcctcgccgacattgGCATGGGCGACAACGCTCGATATCTGGCGCTGTCAGTTCtccttcccctccccgctGCTCGCAACCCACTAAAATGTTCAGCCCGTGCAGGACGGCCTGGCCGACAAGCTgcttgccgacgtcgaggatcCACACGCGCCATCTACGCTTGCGTTTTTCCAGCTGGCGCTTGACGACAAGACTGGAAATGACAATCACCCCCATGATGGCctgcacgacgagcgcggtcggcccgaggaggtggcaccgcgccgcggcggcgtcgggcggcgggggctcCGTGCTGCCCGGGAACGAGGGGACGGGGGACGTGTTGttggacatggtggtggggagagaatgggccacggcggcgtggcgtgtgTGTCGTTATAAGCGCATAGGTCGTGCAGAGCAGCAAAAGGCAGAGAAATGAGACGAGGTGCGatgcggcgaggacggcgacgatgatgatgatgcaaagtggtggtggacgggGTGGTCTGGGCACATGGAGCAAGCCAGGAACACGGAGGCGCACACGACGCAAGCGGCGCGGACATGCGCCGTACTCCGCAGGTCATcccgccgtctcggcgccaagcgccgcgctgagCGGTGCTACTGCAACATGCATAAGAGAACGGGCGCTGACGATGCGTGCGTTGGTATGGCGAGGTACGCCGAACCATGCTCGATCGGcgacagcgcggcggcgccgacaccgtGGCGCTGGATCATATTGTGGCTGGCGCTTGGGTGAGGTTGGGCCGTAGACGCACGTCAACGTGATTGCCGCCGGCCAtgccacgacgacgccgagggcaccCAGGGCCCCGAGACCTATCATTGTCGTCGCTCACCGGTGCGTGCATGCAGCGGCGGTCGgagccgcccgcccgcccgtctcGCACCATCACATCACACAGCGATAACATATGGTACAACACTGATACAACCGCGGGAGCAATCTAgagtggcggcgaggacgacgctgCAGACAACGCCTACTCCCCCGCCATGGCCCACAGAGCGTTGGCACGGTGTACCCTccccacgccgtcgtcgagcgccacgacgttgacgtcgggcttggcgtcgtTGCCTGAGGCGTCAGCTACACCCAGCCAAACACGCAGCAGACTCACGGACGAGGATCTTGTCGCCGAGCATGCTGAACCCGAGGCCCTTGAacagctcgaggcggacactggggggtcagcgtgGTATCGTGGTAGAGCGcacaccacactcacaccTGGCCTGCAttccccgcgcccgcgccaacATCCCATGCGCGCACCTTGTCCCGCTCGgcccgcgtgcgcgcgagtTCGCTCTCGCGCTTGGTGACGCCCTCCTGCTCGTCTCTCAGCGCCTTGTGCGACgcgtactgctgctgctcgagctggcgaaCGTGGATCTCGTGCTCTTGTGCGCTCGGCTGGCCCTCGGGGCGCtgtgctgccgccgtcgcagccTGTAGCTTGTGGATGAGGGCTGCGTGGGTGAGCTAGCGCCTAGAATGTCACCCACCATTCAGGTCATCCTGCAGCTTGTCGACCACCGCCTTGCGCTCGTTGTCCTTGGCGTTGACGGCGGCTTCGGCCTTGgcaatgtcctcgagctcgtcttcGGGCGTGAGTGTCGCGCCGACATCGCGAAGGACCGagctggtgggttagcttGCTGGGGAGGCATTGGAACCCACCTAAGCGCGGCGCCAGAGAGGTACTCTGTTGACACGTTGCCCTCTAGTGATTCTTCCTGCAGtgcggccatggtggtggtggtgggttgaGAAACAAAGGCAAAAGGTTGGATCGGTGGAAAGCAGGcgcggttgttgttgtttgtgGTAGAGTGGTGCAGACCTACACTGGGAAATTTAGGCTTTCTAAAGAAACCACAAGCCTATTTAACAATCCTATCCCTTTATTCACTCTTCCCACTTTACAATGCTCTCCGGTTGTTCCGATATCCCTGCGTGGTGCATGGGGCCAGAGTGGAACGCTccgcctgccgcctgccAAAGCCAGAaagtcgcggcggcgcggcgtggcgcggctTTGACCCAGTGACTGCATGCTGCAGGGCTGTCGTCATattcccctcccctcccccaccaaGTGCAAGGTGGAACCGCACATCCGGAACGCGCAAGGAACTCTGGcggcactgctgctgcatacTGCACTTGATCGGCTACAGGACCAGGTTTCACCCCACGCCGTACGACTTTcacccgcgtcgtcgcctcccTCTCGCCGCTCAACGCAAAGTGACCCTCTTGTACACTCCCCCGGTGATAACAAGCATCGAGCCGTGCAACAACCAAACTCGGCCTTTtgcacgacacgacacgcaggtagcagcgacgacgacgacgacgaaaaGACTCTGAAAGACGGCCCGACCGCGTGACGAAAGCcaccaagcagcagcagcgaccaCGGACCTCCCTAATTTCAGCCTAGCACCAAACGAACACGAGActctgcagcagcaggtagTTAGCAGCGGCACGCTGGCACGCACGACCTTGGCCTCTTGGAAAAACAAACGACGCTCACTTCGCACCCTCCCATACTCACCCAACACACAATGTCCGCGCCCGCAGCACAGCCAAAGCGGCACAGGCGCtccgacggccgcgtcgagggcagACGCTCGACCCGCGACCCCGACAGCTCGCAGGACGCcagcgaggagggtgagttTGTTACCCGGCGGCTTGGCTACTGCTGCTACTGCCCGAGGTGTCGCTTGATtcccgagcagcagcagcagcagctcgcttGCAACTTGCATCGTGCAGCTGTTGAACACACACACTGACACGCTCTTGATCTGCCCGGCCTGTCTCTCTGCCCTCTTGCAACTCGTCCCACGTCGCCGCACGCCCGTGCTttgtcgtcgacgaacgtgtctcgctgctcgcctcgTCTACACCATGACCTTGCTTCTCGCTCGTCCGACCGGCCCCCACGCACCCGCACTACCTGCCACGACAGACAACGACGTTTCCGACGTCGCTTCCTCGATCAACGCGCCATCGCTGACGCCTTcggtggcgtcgtcgccgcgcctcaACCCCCCAGCATCTGGCAATGGGCCGACATCAGCCTCGCGCGGCAacgtccccctccccccgcttCCTCTGcccctcggcgtggcgctcaACCCCCTGCTGCGCCGCAAAGATGCCAAGGACTGGACtgacgagggcctcgagtCGCCTACGTGAGTTTTCCGGCTAGCCGAGGATCGTTCTAGCCGCTAaccaccccgcccacagATATGACGGCGACATTgagagctcgtcgaccatcGGCACGCCGATCCACGCAAACCACTCGCACAACCACGCACTcggccaccagcgccgctcgtcctcgccgtccccgcaGGGCCCATCAACAACGTCCCCAGGGTACCCTCTTGGCCGGGCGCCTACCCCCAAGGCGTCGCGTGCCAAGCTCGTGCCCGACATCCCACCCCCGCTCGGCAACCACCCAGGCGACGTGCCCGTGGCCGAGTCTGAATCACTCGCCAACCCGTACCGCCACCACGAGCAAAAGTCGACTGGGAACAAGGCTGTGAGCGCCGCTGGCCCGCTCAGGATGTACACGCGTcccgtcgagcttggcgaggacAACATTCGTGCGTTTGTCCAGCGCGCTATCGACGgccgtggcgaggaggacggcgtcgaccgcTGGTGGAAGACGTCGCCCCCACCATCAGACCGGCCAGTGAGGATctacgccgacggcgtgtACGACCTGTTCCACTTTGGCCACGCGCTGCAGCTGCGCCAGGCCAAGCTGTCGTTCAACAATGTCCACCTCATTGTCGGTGTCTGCTCGGACGCGCTGTGCGCAGGCCACAAGTCGGCCCCGGCCATGACGCATGCCGAGCGCTGCGAGGCGGTGCGCCACTGCCGctgggccgacgaggtgttccccgacgcgccgtggGTCGTCGACCAGGACTTTATCGACAAGTACGAGATTGACTACATtgcgcacgacgagctcgtctACCCGTCCAAGGACATGGAGGATGTGTATGCGTTCGCCAAGGGGCAGGgtgagtgcgcgcgcggcgtagTGCGACGTCTGGTGTTGCGAGGTACTAACCACCCCCTCTCCAGGCAAGTTCCTGCCCACGCGCCGGACGCCGGCGATTTCCACGTCggacctgctcgagcgcatTGTGCGCGGGTACCGTGATGGCTTCTTCGACTCCAAGCTTGAGAAGAATGGCCAGAtcgagctgctggccgcTGATGTCGACTGGGACTCGGACAagagcgtcgagcgccgccagcgccgggctgctgccgccaagaAGAGCAGCAAAGCTTAGAGGAAGGATCCGGTTATCGAGTTGGGTTGGGTTGAATGAGGTACTAGTTGGGACTTGGGCCGCGTCGCTGTCACTGcggctgtcgccgctgccactgccgccgcctcatATACAATGGTAATTCTTTGCGCTCAGACATTCCCgccatgcccgccgccgctatGGCTTGCTTGGCTTGTGACTATCCTACTGCATGCAGATATACAAAtgtgtggcggcggccgctgccgagTCGTTACGTGCTTCCCTCTTCTCTTGCCTACTGTCCTTCCACCCCCTACAAGTGGTCCTTGCCGGCAGCCTGCGCCTCGTTGAACATGCGGCCAATGAGGCCGCGGCGGATCTCCTGAgtgcccgcgccgacagTGTAGAGGCGCGAgtcgcggacgaggcggccgacgtcgtACTCGTTGATGTAGCCGTTTCCGCCGAACGACTGCTGCGCATcaagcgcgacctcgacggcgcggtcaGACGAGTACAGAATCGCACCGGCACAGTCCTCGCGCGAGACCTtgcccgcgtcggcggcgcgcgcgacggcgtacaCGTATGCGCGGGAGGCCGAGAGCTTGGTGTACATGTCGGCAATCTTGCCCTGCATGAGCTGGAACGTGCCGATGCTCTTGCCAAACTGCTTGCGCTCGTGCGTGTAGTCGAGCGTCAGGTCGAGGGCCGCCTGCATGATGCCGAGGGGACCGCCAGAGAGGACGAGACGCTCGTAGTCGAGACCCGACATGAGGATGGCGGCACCCTTGCCCggctggcggaggaggttCTCCTCGGGAATCTCGACGTTGTCGAAGAAGATCTCGGCCGTGGGGGAGCCGCGCATCTGGGGGAAGCGTCAGCACTCGTACACAATGCTA
This window harbors:
- the YPL162C gene encoding Vacuolar membrane protein; amino-acid sequence: MSNNTSPVPSFPGSTEPPPPDAAAARCHLLGPTALVVQAIMGVIVISSLVVKRQLEKRKRRWRVWILDVGKQLVGQAVLHGLNILISSVVAHANVGEDVKNPCSLYFLNILIDTTIGVGIFYVALKGFTWLFATHYGLEGYKSGYYGNPPQWQLWGRQLQPYLLAVVTMKLIVLLPLTLPKISNVLIRWGQNLLSWLSVDSQVIFVLAIFPVIMNVFQFCVMDQLIKAGKGAEAKDDHDSDNYDDDDDEEGYRPLPTRETDVEASFAMVSPRHRNTSLRDSDRPGGLRSRSGSRSSIAPIITTSRSSSVTASAPTSPLYPPAAQDDATGQSVWSAVAHQQRRSSNATDDDSGLPSRQRRSDAPSPDSNAAWVHDGQFTESPVDGLAPQSHPRS
- the CCT1 gene encoding Choline-phosphate cytidylyltransferase 1; its protein translation is MSAPAAQPKRHRRSDGRVEGRRSTRDPDSSQDASEEDNDVSDVASSINAPSLTPSVASSPRLNPPASGNGPTSASRGNVPLPPLPLPLGVALNPLLRRKDAKDWTDEGLESPTYDGDIESSSTIGTPIHANHSHNHALGHQRRSSSPSPQGPSTTSPGYPLGRAPTPKASRAKLVPDIPPPLGNHPGDVPVAESESLANPYRHHEQKSTGNKAVSAAGPLRMYTRPVELGEDNIRAFVQRAIDGRGEEDGVDRWWKTSPPPSDRPVRIYADGVYDLFHFGHALQLRQAKLSFNNVHLIVGVCSDALCAGHKSAPAMTHAERCEAVRHCRWADEVFPDAPWVVDQDFIDKYEIDYIAHDELVYPSKDMEDVYAFAKGQGKFLPTRRTPAISTSDLLERIVRGYRDGFFDSKLEKNGQIELLAADVDWDSDKSVERRQRRAAAAKKSSKA
- the USP42 gene encoding Ubiquitin carboxyl-terminal hydrolase 42 — translated: MAAAATLEFLPFEARRTLVLGGATKRVMLASRSPSPGPGQNPASFPPSPKVRRIAPVAPAAAGFASAASSSSSAPVPAPAPAAPATPTSLASPSRKGKEREVLANGTPNGTPKPNGTPKANGTPKSNGTTPNGHGKLANGKPNGVAKPAPKAGAAGAGLHPPIEDLSWPEPIASAKRPAAGLHNGSMACYTNATLQVLLHTPPVLAIALAHDGASCAQAHHSKTKFCMLCALRQIAVADHWAGKKRAYRPLPVHNHLGQIKKGFSRHRQEDTHEFFRFVTDALQNTALAGKPKDLPEKLKRTTWVYRTWGGQVRSRVLCLSCRKPSDTFDSFLDLSLDVPARARTLDQLFKGFIHEDRLDGENKYNCENCKKKSAATKSMRIAEAPPVLTLHLKRFGFSLSMTGRMTKMNNPIEYGKTLDIAPYMTEGRHDHTRYRLFGVTCHHGSSLNYGHYTSYVQAPDGKWYDADDDDVSPVKLSDVLGSRSAYLLSYIRSDVAETELSTPVATPAPAAVAQSVGPKRRREDDGVEGAGAESASPSPVKRPAPAALSPIKANGSADSALERLLNLGNGEPASPASPVRKPQPVQRQQLPPSPVSSRPSHKLKTKHQNHRANLKQLAVGDRHHHKGAPKSPFVPGSHARSNARTFSMKQREVAFGRNQKRMKGKGGRH